A single genomic interval of Phocoena sinus isolate mPhoSin1 chromosome 15, mPhoSin1.pri, whole genome shotgun sequence harbors:
- the ADRA1D gene encoding alpha-1D adrenergic receptor isoform X2: protein MTFRYLLNVSFEGPCSDSSAGSSSAGGGGGGAGGAAASEGRAVDGVRVTAGGSSGGGVVGAGNGEDNRSSAGEPGSTGAGGEVNGTAAVGGLVVSAQGVGVGVFLAAFILTAVAGNLMVILSVACNRHLQTVTNYFIVNLAVADLLLSTTVLPFSATMEVLGFWAFGRAFCDVWAAVDVLCCTASILSLCTISVDRYVGVRHSLKYPAIMTERKAAAILALLWAVALVVSVGPLLGWKEPVPPDERFCGITEEAGYAVFSSLCSFYLPMAVIVVMYCRVYVVARSTTRSLEAGVKRERGKASEVVLRIHCRGASTGSDGAHGGMRSAKGHTFRSSLSVRLLKFSREKKAAKTLAIVVGVFVLCWFPFFFVLPLGPTFIHGQQSLASLREHQQTPEATCFLCLEAGPPWEALPSWLSCSPGRWAAVLRTFLPCLEAPPGSLGARSAQGEEREQHLWGYFCPESLHPQVQPASPSQDLPCTCNHPH from the exons ATGACTTTCCGCTATCTCCTGAACGTCAGTTTCGAGGGACCCTGCTCAGACAGCAGCGCCGGGAGCTCCAGCGCGGGCGGTGGCGGGGGTGGCGCGGGCGGCGCGGCCGCCTCCGAGGGCCGGGCGGTGGACGGCGTGCGGGTGACCGCAGGCGGTAGCAGCGGCGGCGGCGTGGTGGGCGCGGGCAACGGCGAGGACAACCGGAGCTCCGCTGGGGAGCCAGGGAGCACCGGCGCCGGCGGCGAGGTGAACGGCACGGCGGCCGTCGGGGGGCTGGTGGTGAGTGCGCAGGGCGTGGGCGTGGGCGTCTTCCTGGCCGCCTTCATCCTCACGGCCGTGGCGGGCAACCTGATGGTCATCCTCTCCGTGGCCTGCAACCGCCACCTGCAGACGGTCACAAACTATTTCATTGTGAACCTGGCCGTGGCCGACCTGCTGCTGAGCACCACGGTGCTCCCCTTCTCGGCCACCATGGAGGTTCTGGGCTTCTGGGCCTTCGGTCGGGCCTTCTGCGACGTGTGGGCCGCCGTGGATGTGCTGTGCTGCACGGCCTCCATCCTCAGCCTCTGCACAATCTCGGTGGACCGGTACGTGGGCGTACGCCACTCGCTCAAGTACCCAGCCATCATGACCGAGCGCAAGGCGGCCGCCATCCTGGCGCTGCTCTGGGCCGTAGCCCTCGTGGTGTCTGTGGGGCCGCTGCTGGGTTGGAAGGAGCCGGTGCCCCCTGACGAGCGCTTCTGCGGCATCACGGAGGAGGCGGGATATGCAGTTTTCTCCTCCCTGTGCTCTTTCTACCTGCCTATGGCCGTCATTGTGGTCATGTACTGCCGCGTGTATGTGGTAGCGCGAAGCACCACGCGCAGCCTGGAGGCGGGAGTCAAGCGCGAGCGGGGCAAGGCCTCAGAGGTGGTGCTGCGCATCCACTGTCGCGGCGCAAGCACTGGCTCAGACGGAGCCCACGGTGGGATGCGCAGCGCCAAGGGCCACACCTTCCGCAGCTCACTGTCGGTGCGTCTGCTCAAGTTCTCCCGTGAGAAGAAGGCGGCCAAGACGCTGGCCATCGTCGTGGGCGTCTTCGTGCTCTGCTGGttcccctttttctttgttctgccaCTGG gGCCTACATTCATTCATGGGCAGCAATCCCTGGCCAGTCTACGTGAACATCAGCAGACACCGGAAGCCACCTGCTTTCTCTGTTTGGAAGCTGGGCCCCCCTGGGAGGCCCTCCCCAGCTG GCTTTCCTGTAGTCCTGGGAGGTGGGCAGCTGTTCTCAGGACCTTCCTCCCATGCCTTGAGGCCCCTCCTGGAAGCCTTGGGGCTCGGTCAGcacagggagaagaaagggaacaGCATCTATGGGGTTACTTTTGCCCTGAGTCACTTCACCCACAGGTGCAACCAGCCAGCCCAAGCCAGGACCTCCCATGTACCTGTAATCACCCACATTGA
- the ADRA1D gene encoding alpha-1D adrenergic receptor isoform X3 — MTFRYLLNVSFEGPCSDSSAGSSSAGGGGGGAGGAAASEGRAVDGVRVTAGGSSGGGVVGAGNGEDNRSSAGEPGSTGAGGEVNGTAAVGGLVVSAQGVGVGVFLAAFILTAVAGNLMVILSVACNRHLQTVTNYFIVNLAVADLLLSTTVLPFSATMEVLGFWAFGRAFCDVWAAVDVLCCTASILSLCTISVDRYVGVRHSLKYPAIMTERKAAAILALLWAVALVVSVGPLLGWKEPVPPDERFCGITEEAGYAVFSSLCSFYLPMAVIVVMYCRVYVVARSTTRSLEAGVKRERGKASEVVLRIHCRGASTGSDGAHGGMRSAKGHTFRSSLSVRLLKFSREKKAAKTLAIVVGVFVLCWFPFFFVLPLGLLLTLAGNAQFQAPCSHS, encoded by the coding sequence ATGACTTTCCGCTATCTCCTGAACGTCAGTTTCGAGGGACCCTGCTCAGACAGCAGCGCCGGGAGCTCCAGCGCGGGCGGTGGCGGGGGTGGCGCGGGCGGCGCGGCCGCCTCCGAGGGCCGGGCGGTGGACGGCGTGCGGGTGACCGCAGGCGGTAGCAGCGGCGGCGGCGTGGTGGGCGCGGGCAACGGCGAGGACAACCGGAGCTCCGCTGGGGAGCCAGGGAGCACCGGCGCCGGCGGCGAGGTGAACGGCACGGCGGCCGTCGGGGGGCTGGTGGTGAGTGCGCAGGGCGTGGGCGTGGGCGTCTTCCTGGCCGCCTTCATCCTCACGGCCGTGGCGGGCAACCTGATGGTCATCCTCTCCGTGGCCTGCAACCGCCACCTGCAGACGGTCACAAACTATTTCATTGTGAACCTGGCCGTGGCCGACCTGCTGCTGAGCACCACGGTGCTCCCCTTCTCGGCCACCATGGAGGTTCTGGGCTTCTGGGCCTTCGGTCGGGCCTTCTGCGACGTGTGGGCCGCCGTGGATGTGCTGTGCTGCACGGCCTCCATCCTCAGCCTCTGCACAATCTCGGTGGACCGGTACGTGGGCGTACGCCACTCGCTCAAGTACCCAGCCATCATGACCGAGCGCAAGGCGGCCGCCATCCTGGCGCTGCTCTGGGCCGTAGCCCTCGTGGTGTCTGTGGGGCCGCTGCTGGGTTGGAAGGAGCCGGTGCCCCCTGACGAGCGCTTCTGCGGCATCACGGAGGAGGCGGGATATGCAGTTTTCTCCTCCCTGTGCTCTTTCTACCTGCCTATGGCCGTCATTGTGGTCATGTACTGCCGCGTGTATGTGGTAGCGCGAAGCACCACGCGCAGCCTGGAGGCGGGAGTCAAGCGCGAGCGGGGCAAGGCCTCAGAGGTGGTGCTGCGCATCCACTGTCGCGGCGCAAGCACTGGCTCAGACGGAGCCCACGGTGGGATGCGCAGCGCCAAGGGCCACACCTTCCGCAGCTCACTGTCGGTGCGTCTGCTCAAGTTCTCCCGTGAGAAGAAGGCGGCCAAGACGCTGGCCATCGTCGTGGGCGTCTTCGTGCTCTGCTGGttcccctttttctttgttctgccaCTGG